A stretch of the uncultured Desulfobacter sp. genome encodes the following:
- a CDS encoding AraC family transcriptional regulator, whose protein sequence is MVSTHFNKNCPRQMEYPTTPDAKVNGSRNVLVQSIPNLKDTTVQNRCREYKIQEGFSISLFDVASENDLRLSFEKDQPMVNFGFVVCGNFTNRIKAPGLNSKGFSNQAGSAGILFLPKQDGCLTVPGNQRVCLVHVHLSPTAFHSLFYPDRENLPNGLQSMMEGHRNKAWHFRSGLSTHAGDCLNRLITGPAPGAPTHIFYQGIALELLADQIARANTTKAQVSGMSLDDQDRVVQARDLLVRDLSAPPCMKQLSRTTGLNMNKLQQGFRRLYGLSVFQYLQSFRIKEANRLFHETDMNVSQAAFAVGYTNVSHFSRAYKKHFNILPKKHLSCIKSI, encoded by the coding sequence ATGGTATCCACACATTTTAATAAAAACTGCCCACGGCAAATGGAATACCCAACTACCCCTGATGCCAAAGTAAACGGCAGCAGGAACGTCTTGGTGCAAAGTATTCCAAACTTAAAGGACACAACAGTCCAAAACCGGTGCCGGGAATATAAAATTCAGGAAGGATTCAGCATCAGCCTGTTTGACGTTGCATCAGAAAATGATTTGCGCCTTTCATTTGAAAAGGATCAGCCCATGGTTAATTTCGGTTTTGTTGTTTGCGGCAACTTCACAAACCGCATCAAGGCACCGGGCCTTAATTCAAAGGGCTTTTCCAATCAGGCCGGTAGCGCAGGCATCCTATTTCTTCCCAAACAGGATGGCTGCCTTACCGTTCCAGGAAACCAGCGGGTCTGCCTGGTTCATGTCCATCTTTCCCCAACGGCATTTCATTCCCTGTTCTATCCGGACCGGGAGAACCTTCCAAACGGGCTTCAATCTATGATGGAGGGGCACAGAAATAAGGCCTGGCATTTCAGATCAGGACTCTCCACACATGCGGGAGACTGCTTGAACAGACTGATAACAGGCCCGGCGCCAGGTGCGCCGACTCATATTTTTTACCAGGGTATTGCCCTGGAGTTGCTTGCCGATCAAATTGCCCGGGCCAATACGACAAAGGCCCAGGTTTCCGGAATGAGTCTGGATGACCAGGACCGGGTGGTCCAGGCAAGAGATCTGCTGGTCCGGGATCTGTCCGCTCCCCCCTGCATGAAACAATTATCCAGGACAACCGGCCTGAACATGAATAAACTCCAACAGGGGTTTCGCCGTTTGTACGGACTTTCAGTCTTCCAATATCTCCAGTCTTTCAGGATCAAGGAGGCCAACCGTCTTTTTCACGAAACAGACATGAACGTCAGCCAGGCGGCATTTGCCGTTGGCTATACCAATGTCAGCCACTTCAGCCGGGCCTATAAAAAGCATTTCAATATCCTTCCTAAAAAGCATCTGTCCTGCATTAAAAGCATTTAA
- a CDS encoding DUF4405 domain-containing protein, with protein MLKKTTSLTLALSGLVMLVTSVMLYFGPASHVGHFCPWSFWHLSRHHWGALHLNSGILFCLAMIVHVWLNFKLLVAYVKKQKKGSPAIVVSLILTLYVCIGGYFELPPMGQFLGIARSFRIDSIQKYGSPPYGAAARFPALHIARYMGWDPQQSQVQLSQNSIMLATPDQTLSDLAQKNHTSIGRLLDIMCTHSNKGTLK; from the coding sequence ATGCTAAAAAAAACCACCTCGTTAACCCTGGCCCTTTCCGGACTGGTTATGCTGGTGACCAGCGTGATGCTCTATTTTGGCCCGGCCAGTCATGTAGGCCATTTTTGCCCTTGGTCGTTCTGGCATCTGTCCCGGCATCACTGGGGTGCACTTCATCTGAATTCAGGTATTTTGTTCTGCCTGGCCATGATTGTCCATGTATGGCTTAACTTCAAACTGCTTGTGGCCTATGTGAAAAAACAGAAAAAAGGATCACCTGCCATTGTCGTATCTTTGATCCTGACCCTTTACGTCTGCATCGGAGGGTACTTCGAACTCCCGCCCATGGGTCAGTTTCTGGGTATAGCCAGGTCGTTCAGGATTGATTCCATACAAAAATACGGCTCCCCGCCGTACGGGGCAGCCGCCCGATTCCCGGCACTTCATATTGCCCGTTACATGGGCTGGGATCCACAGCAGTCCCAGGTACAATTGAGCCAAAACAGCATTATGCTTGCCACCCCGGACCAGACCCTGTCGGACCTGGCCCAAAAGAATCACACCAGTATCGGACGATTGCTGGACATCATGTGCACCCATTCGAACAAAGGAACTCTCAAATGA
- a CDS encoding class I SAM-dependent methyltransferase: MTNVKNVFNGDHVINYDQNAEKIDWLDPAITFGMAYRFVKPGDRLLDIGIGTGLSSQLFYKAGLEIHGIDFSPKMLARCRSKQMAKELKEHDLSILPYPYESNSMDHAVCTGVTHLFKDLTPIFQELARILKSGGVFAFVVPDRQEDEAREIQVESRHSPGEKVTIFSHSILNINTLLDSYGFDPLFNLAFEASAIGHRTAQYKAYVVKKTEPST; this comes from the coding sequence ATGACTAACGTAAAGAACGTATTTAACGGCGACCATGTTATCAACTATGATCAAAACGCTGAAAAAATAGATTGGCTGGATCCTGCAATCACTTTCGGCATGGCTTACCGGTTTGTCAAACCCGGAGACCGTCTATTGGATATCGGGATTGGTACCGGATTGTCTTCTCAATTGTTTTACAAGGCCGGCCTTGAAATTCACGGGATTGATTTTTCCCCGAAAATGCTTGCCCGCTGCCGATCAAAACAGATGGCCAAAGAATTAAAAGAACATGATCTTTCCATCCTGCCCTACCCTTATGAATCAAACTCCATGGATCATGCCGTCTGCACAGGAGTAACACATCTTTTTAAAGACTTAACACCGATTTTTCAGGAACTTGCAAGAATCCTGAAATCCGGAGGCGTATTTGCCTTTGTGGTACCGGATCGCCAAGAAGACGAAGCCCGGGAGATCCAGGTGGAATCCCGGCATTCCCCCGGGGAAAAAGTCACCATTTTTTCTCATTCCATATTAAATATAAACACCCTGCTTGATTCATACGGTTTTGACCCACTTTTCAATTTAGCTTTTGAAGCCTCTGCCATCGGCCACCGCACTGCGCAATATAAAGCTTATGTGGTTAAAAAAACAGAACCCTCTACCTAA
- a CDS encoding TonB-dependent receptor produces MKELCTMITSWTGKWMYLTLIAALLICSGQNLKAQESLKTNLSSEEKADKLPYQAEAVIVTAQKREENVQDISDSITVLDELDISDAGITDMVSLSTYVPNFEFYNFGSRWHSQTYIRGIKTLNNSEPSTGLYVDGVNYSKSYLFDFPLFDVERVEVLRGPQGTLYGRNTMAGVINIHTRTPDNETRAQISGTYASDNEKTIQGQVQTPILKDKLFLGISGLISSSHGYMENDIDGVGEDGRHKDGQAGRIKLRYLPAPKWDITLGLDAQHHDDGAFPFRRTQRNSFVNVGILEADGPYHYSHDFDGTSENDFWGTTLNTSVDTTIGKVTSITGYRDFNNEDIIDSDFSPLDAARMKYLLQESSFSQELRIASPENKTGPKWLAGIYYFHINSDKERINYYRSAMANSPSNPFAPGTGARKTQSKGTNFGEALFGQITWPVFNTLDITTGLRYEIEDAQMDATIFYTPEGGATSATQQPYQESRFTALLPKLSVGWHFMDDKMLYTTVSRAHRSGGFNDPSVGGDPYDEEYSWVYEAGIKSGFFQNRLTINICGFYTDIEDEQLTRFDEYNQSYLENAGESHRLGMEFEAGWFISKDLEIFASLTWVEAEYDKYTDPVTGQDFQGNTTFGVPDYTYTLGFQYRRPLWGEWNVFCRAEVAGTGRRFFDDTNTVKEPGYEVVNLKLGLEGTHWDGYVWAKNLFDRHYCIFENVDRGITEDGKPLTIGITLSYRF; encoded by the coding sequence ATGAAGGAACTCTGCACTATGATTACGTCCTGGACAGGTAAATGGATGTACCTAACCCTCATAGCCGCCCTTTTGATTTGTTCCGGCCAAAACCTCAAGGCCCAAGAATCGCTTAAAACAAATTTATCATCAGAAGAGAAGGCAGATAAATTGCCCTATCAGGCAGAAGCGGTGATTGTCACCGCACAAAAGCGCGAAGAAAATGTACAGGATATTTCGGACAGCATAACGGTGCTCGATGAACTGGACATTTCCGATGCGGGTATCACCGATATGGTCAGTCTTTCCACATATGTGCCCAACTTCGAATTTTATAACTTCGGCAGCCGTTGGCATTCCCAGACCTATATCCGCGGTATCAAAACCCTGAACAACAGTGAACCGTCAACCGGTTTGTATGTTGACGGCGTGAATTATTCCAAATCCTATCTGTTTGACTTCCCTTTATTTGATGTGGAACGGGTCGAGGTTCTGCGCGGTCCCCAGGGAACTTTGTACGGCCGTAACACCATGGCAGGCGTAATCAATATACACACCAGGACACCGGACAATGAAACCCGTGCACAGATTTCAGGGACATACGCAAGCGACAATGAAAAAACGATTCAAGGCCAAGTCCAAACACCCATTCTCAAGGACAAACTTTTTTTGGGAATCTCGGGGCTGATCTCTTCCAGTCACGGATACATGGAAAACGATATTGACGGTGTCGGCGAAGATGGCCGGCACAAAGACGGACAGGCCGGGAGAATAAAACTTCGTTACTTGCCTGCCCCAAAATGGGATATCACCTTGGGTCTGGATGCCCAGCACCATGACGACGGCGCGTTCCCTTTCCGCAGGACCCAGCGCAATTCATTTGTCAATGTGGGGATACTGGAAGCGGACGGCCCATATCACTATTCCCACGATTTTGACGGCACGTCCGAAAACGATTTCTGGGGGACAACCCTGAATACCTCGGTTGATACAACAATTGGCAAGGTCACATCCATTACAGGGTACCGGGACTTTAACAATGAGGATATCATTGATTCGGATTTCAGCCCGTTGGATGCGGCGCGCATGAAATATCTCCTGCAGGAGAGTAGCTTTTCCCAGGAACTTCGCATTGCATCGCCGGAAAATAAAACCGGCCCCAAATGGCTGGCCGGTATCTACTATTTTCACATCAACTCGGACAAGGAACGGATCAACTACTACCGATCCGCCATGGCAAACAGTCCGAGCAATCCCTTTGCCCCGGGAACCGGTGCCAGAAAGACCCAAAGCAAGGGGACCAACTTCGGGGAGGCCCTGTTCGGCCAGATCACCTGGCCTGTATTCAATACTCTGGATATCACCACAGGCCTTAGATATGAAATAGAGGACGCACAAATGGATGCCACTATTTTTTATACACCCGAGGGCGGGGCCACAAGCGCCACACAACAGCCCTATCAAGAGAGCCGGTTCACGGCATTGCTGCCTAAATTAAGTGTGGGATGGCATTTCATGGATGACAAAATGCTTTACACCACGGTTTCAAGGGCCCATCGCAGCGGCGGGTTTAACGATCCCAGTGTGGGTGGAGACCCTTATGATGAAGAGTACAGCTGGGTATATGAAGCCGGTATTAAGTCCGGATTTTTCCAAAACCGGCTTACGATCAACATTTGCGGATTTTATACGGATATTGAAGATGAACAGCTCACCCGCTTTGATGAATACAATCAGTCTTATCTTGAGAATGCAGGCGAATCCCACCGGCTGGGCATGGAGTTTGAGGCCGGCTGGTTCATTTCAAAGGACCTGGAAATTTTTGCATCGTTGACATGGGTTGAGGCCGAGTATGACAAGTATACCGACCCTGTCACAGGCCAGGATTTTCAAGGCAATACCACATTCGGGGTACCGGATTATACCTATACGTTAGGGTTTCAGTACAGACGTCCCCTGTGGGGAGAATGGAACGTTTTTTGCCGTGCGGAAGTGGCGGGAACCGGCCGTAGATTTTTCGATGATACCAATACTGTTAAAGAACCCGGATATGAAGTGGTCAACCTCAAACTGGGCCTGGAGGGTACCCATTGGGACGGCTATGTCTGGGCAAAAAATCTTTTTGATCGGCATTACTGCATTTTTGAAAATGTTGATCGGGGTATTACCGAGGATGGTAAACCTTTGACCATCGGCATAACTCTGTCATATAGATTTTAG
- a CDS encoding ADP-ribosylglycohydrolase family protein, with product MRPKIQAGIMAAFTADALALGAHWVYDVSQIKNKYGRLDFMAPPEIAPFHKGKKKGDFTHYGDQMFLLLESLSYCSGFDIDNFATQWKLMFDDYKGWVDSATKETLSNFEDGKSPEKAGSGSTDLGGASRMVPLALFYGEDRETLVANADKQTAMTHNHPQVRESARFFANAAIEAAKGRKPMDSLEMAQKELSSNSVIYQMITDGLESIDTDTEQAIAGFGQMCETQAALPGTIHLIAKYPNDLETAMIENVMAGGDSSARGILSAFILGICNGMDAIPKQWMEDMRLVERIRSLAGISGM from the coding sequence ATGAGACCAAAAATACAAGCAGGCATCATGGCTGCTTTCACGGCAGACGCGTTGGCTCTGGGCGCACATTGGGTTTATGACGTATCCCAGATAAAAAACAAATACGGCCGTCTGGATTTTATGGCACCGCCTGAAATCGCACCTTTCCATAAAGGAAAAAAGAAAGGCGATTTCACCCATTATGGAGATCAGATGTTTTTGCTGCTTGAGTCCCTGTCATATTGCTCAGGGTTCGATATAGACAATTTTGCAACCCAGTGGAAGCTGATGTTTGATGATTATAAAGGCTGGGTGGACAGCGCAACAAAGGAAACATTGTCCAACTTTGAAGACGGAAAGTCCCCGGAAAAGGCCGGGTCCGGCTCAACAGATTTAGGTGGTGCATCCCGAATGGTTCCACTGGCACTTTTTTATGGAGAAGATCGCGAGACGTTGGTGGCCAACGCAGATAAACAGACTGCAATGACACACAATCATCCCCAGGTCAGGGAAAGCGCCCGTTTTTTTGCAAACGCTGCTATAGAGGCCGCTAAAGGTAGAAAGCCCATGGATTCTCTGGAAATGGCTCAAAAAGAACTCTCTTCCAATTCTGTGATCTACCAGATGATAACAGATGGACTTGAAAGTATCGATACAGATACGGAACAGGCCATTGCAGGTTTTGGCCAGATGTGTGAAACCCAGGCTGCCCTGCCCGGCACGATTCATCTGATCGCCAAATATCCCAATGACCTGGAAACAGCAATGATTGAAAATGTCATGGCCGGCGGAGATTCCTCTGCACGGGGAATCCTGAGTGCATTTATTCTGGGAATATGCAACGGGATGGACGCCATCCCAAAACAATGGATGGAAGACATGCGATTGGTTGAAAGAATCCGGTCCCTGGCCGGAATATCAGGCATGTAA